Proteins from a single region of Gasterosteus aculeatus chromosome 20, fGasAcu3.hap1.1, whole genome shotgun sequence:
- the LOC120810134 gene encoding acidic leucine-rich nuclear phosphoprotein 32 family member D has product MEMKKRISLELRNRNPADVVELVVDNCRSSDGEVEGLSEEYVALEVLSMVNIGLSSLAKLPSLPKLRKLEVSDNTITGNLEALAETCPNLAYLNLSGNKIKELSSIEPLKSLKNLKSLYLYSCEVSTLDDYTDAVFELLPQLTFLDGYDHEDNEAPDSEADTDDDDVAGPHGVDDDDDDEDDEDADSSEGEEEVGLSYLMKEGIQDEEDDGDYVEEEEEEEEEEEEEGGDVDGADVQGEKRKRDAEDDGDDDDDE; this is encoded by the exons AtggagatgaagaagaggatcAGCCTGGAGCTGAGGAACAGGAACCCAGCGGAC gtggtggagctggtggtggatAACTGTCGCTCCAGTgacggggaggtggagggtcTGTCGGAGGAGTATGTGGCGCTGGAGGTCCTCAGCATGGTGAACATCGGCCTCTCGTCACTCGCCAAGCTGCCCTCTCTGCCCAAGCTACGCAAG ctGGAAGTGAGTGACAACACCATCACAGGAAATCTGGAGGCGCTGGCAGAGACGTGTCCCAACCTGGCGTACCTGAACCTGAGCGGCAACAAGATCAAAGAGCTGAGCAGCATCGAGCCGCTG AAGAGCTTGAAGAACCTGAAGAGTCTGTACCTCTACAGCTGTGAGGTTTCCACGCTGGACGACTACACGGACGCCGTCTTCGAGCTGCTTCCTCAGCTCACCTTCCTGGATGGGTACGACCACGAGGACAACGAGGCGCCGGACTCAGAGGCTGACACCG atGACGATGATGTCGCTGGTCCACATGGagtcgatgatgatgatgatgatgaagatgatgaagatgctgACAGctctgagggagaggaggaggtcggCCTGTCGTACCTGATGAAGGAGGGAATCCAG gatgaggaagatgatggagactacgtagaagaggaggaagaggaggaggaggaggaggaggaagaaggaggag ATGTGGATGGTGCAGATGTTcagggggagaagaggaagagagatgcagaggatgatggtgacgatgacgacgatgaaTAG